One stretch of Lysobacter sp. TY2-98 DNA includes these proteins:
- a CDS encoding bifunctional aspartate kinase/diaminopimelate decarboxylase, whose product MTASTRWVVLKFGGTSVSRRTRWDTIGRLAGKRAKDENARVLVVVSALSGVTNELQAIANAGAGEVTDAKVAALIARHREFAAELDLDADAVLGERLAALQALARDPRATARALDWQAEVLGQGELLSSTLGVAYLKSQGLDIGWCDARQWLNAVALPNQSDWAGRLSVNCHHRTDAEFAARFTTQPSTIVLTQGFIARHDDGGTAILGRGGSDTSAAYFGALLGAARVEIWTDVPGMFSANPREVPDARLLARLDYAEAQEIATTGAKVLHPRSIGPCRDANVAMAILDTERPDLPGTRIDATAATVPGVKAISRRNGIVLVSMESVGMWQQVGFLADVFERFKKHGLSIDLIGSSETNVTVSLDPSENLVTTNVLSALSEDLAEVCRVKVIAPCAAITLVGRGMRSLLHKLSDVWATFGRERVHLISQSSNDLNLTFVVDEADAEGLLPTLHAELVRGGAMPVLDESVFGPAWRDVVHGRPARATPWWVTRRDALLKRAEAGTPRYVYHLPTVRERARSLLAGNVVDCGFYALKANSHPAILKALEAEGFGFECVSMAEVDHVRTTLPSLDPARILFTPSFAPRREYEAAFAAGINVTLDSIELLQRWPDIVRGRTAWLRLDLGHGDGHHEKVRTGGAEAKFGLPIARFDAFMREARALGLRISGLHAHLGSGIDDPAHWREVYGTLAALADASETVDTIDIGGGFPVPYTPDARPFDLDAWRAGVRDIKTAYPRCRVAIEPGRFLVAEAGALLLHVTQVIEKDGIRRIGLDAGMNALARPAMYDAYHGIHNLTRIDDTSLDTFDVVGPICESGDVLGRGRRMPSTTVEDDVVLIADAGAYGMAMANTYNLRPLPAEDILDD is encoded by the coding sequence GTGACCGCTTCGACGCGCTGGGTCGTACTCAAGTTCGGGGGCACTTCGGTGTCGCGCCGGACCCGTTGGGACACCATCGGACGACTCGCGGGCAAACGTGCGAAAGACGAGAACGCGCGCGTGCTGGTGGTGGTGTCGGCGCTGTCCGGCGTGACGAACGAGCTGCAGGCGATCGCGAATGCGGGCGCGGGCGAGGTGACGGACGCGAAGGTGGCCGCGCTGATCGCGCGTCACCGGGAGTTCGCGGCCGAACTCGATCTCGACGCGGACGCGGTGCTCGGCGAACGTCTCGCGGCGCTGCAGGCGCTCGCGCGCGATCCGCGTGCGACGGCCCGCGCGCTCGACTGGCAGGCCGAGGTGCTGGGGCAGGGCGAGCTGCTGTCGTCCACGCTCGGTGTTGCGTACCTGAAGTCGCAGGGTCTCGACATCGGCTGGTGCGACGCGCGCCAGTGGCTCAACGCCGTCGCGCTGCCGAACCAGAGCGATTGGGCTGGCCGCCTCTCAGTCAATTGCCACCACCGCACCGACGCCGAGTTCGCTGCACGTTTCACCACGCAGCCGTCGACGATCGTTCTCACGCAGGGTTTCATCGCGCGTCATGACGATGGCGGTACGGCGATCCTCGGCCGCGGCGGTTCCGACACGTCCGCTGCGTACTTTGGTGCGCTGCTCGGCGCGGCACGCGTCGAGATCTGGACTGACGTCCCCGGCATGTTCAGCGCCAACCCACGCGAAGTGCCGGACGCACGCCTGCTCGCACGCCTTGACTACGCCGAAGCGCAGGAAATCGCGACCACCGGCGCGAAGGTGCTGCATCCGCGCTCGATCGGCCCGTGTCGCGATGCGAATGTCGCGATGGCGATCCTCGATACCGAACGCCCCGATCTTCCCGGCACGCGCATCGACGCGACCGCAGCGACGGTCCCGGGCGTCAAGGCGATCAGCCGACGCAACGGCATCGTGCTGGTGTCGATGGAGTCGGTGGGCATGTGGCAGCAGGTCGGCTTCCTCGCCGACGTGTTCGAGCGATTCAAGAAGCACGGCCTGTCGATCGACCTGATCGGTTCGTCGGAAACGAACGTGACGGTGTCGCTCGATCCGAGCGAGAACCTCGTCACCACGAACGTCTTGAGCGCGTTGAGCGAAGACCTGGCCGAGGTCTGTCGCGTCAAGGTGATCGCACCGTGCGCGGCGATCACGCTGGTCGGCCGCGGCATGCGCTCGCTCCTGCACAAGCTGTCGGACGTGTGGGCGACGTTCGGTCGCGAGCGCGTGCACCTGATCTCGCAGTCGTCGAACGATCTCAACCTGACGTTCGTCGTCGACGAGGCCGACGCGGAAGGCCTGCTGCCGACGCTGCATGCTGAGCTGGTGCGCGGCGGTGCGATGCCGGTGCTGGACGAGAGCGTGTTCGGCCCCGCGTGGCGCGATGTCGTGCACGGCCGTCCGGCACGTGCAACACCGTGGTGGGTCACGCGTCGCGATGCGTTGCTCAAGCGCGCGGAGGCCGGCACACCGCGTTACGTCTATCACCTGCCCACGGTGCGCGAACGTGCGCGTTCGCTGCTCGCTGGCAACGTCGTCGACTGCGGCTTCTACGCGCTCAAGGCGAATTCGCATCCGGCGATCCTCAAGGCGCTCGAAGCGGAGGGTTTCGGCTTCGAGTGCGTGTCGATGGCGGAAGTCGACCACGTACGCACGACGCTGCCGTCGCTCGATCCGGCGCGCATCCTTTTCACGCCGAGCTTCGCGCCGCGTCGCGAATACGAGGCGGCGTTCGCAGCCGGCATCAATGTCACGCTCGACAGCATCGAACTGCTGCAGCGTTGGCCGGACATCGTGCGCGGTCGCACCGCGTGGTTACGTCTGGATCTCGGCCACGGCGACGGACACCACGAAAAGGTGCGCACCGGTGGCGCCGAAGCGAAGTTCGGCCTTCCGATCGCACGTTTCGACGCCTTCATGCGCGAAGCGCGCGCGCTTGGCCTGCGCATCAGTGGCCTGCACGCGCACCTCGGCAGCGGCATCGACGATCCGGCGCACTGGCGCGAGGTCTACGGCACGCTCGCGGCGCTCGCCGATGCGAGTGAAACGGTCGATACGATCGACATCGGCGGCGGTTTCCCCGTGCCGTACACGCCGGATGCCCGTCCGTTCGATCTCGACGCGTGGCGTGCCGGCGTTCGCGATATCAAGACGGCGTATCCGCGTTGTCGTGTCGCGATCGAGCCGGGCCGTTTCTTGGTCGCCGAAGCCGGCGCGCTGCTGTTGCACGTCACGCAGGTGATCGAGAAGGACGGCATCCGCCGCATCGGTCTCGACGCCGGCATGAATGCGCTCGCGCGGCCCGCGATGTACGACGCCTACCACGGCATCCACAACCTCACGCGCATCGACGACACGTCACTCGACACGTTCGACGTGGTCGGCCCGATCTGCGAAAGCGGCGACGTGCTCGGTCGCGGCCGGCGCATGCCGTCGACGACGGTCGAGGACGATGTCGTGCTCATTGCCGACGCCGGCGCCTACGGCATGGCGATGGCGAACACCTACAACCTGCGGCCGCTGCCGGCCGAGGACATTCTCGATGACTGA
- a CDS encoding PhzF family phenazine biosynthesis protein, with amino-acid sequence MTQRRFLQLDVFADRPGAGNPLAVVIDAEGLDTAAMQAFANWTNLSETIFLLPPGEGADYRVRIFTPRQELPFAGHPSVGAAWAAIESGLVPIHATSLVQDCAAGRLPVDVTTERAIRVRAPRARRVVSPADAPARLAAALPDVARGALPAALWTNGPGWWVVELADEPAVRGLAPDLAAITALTADAAVGLAVFAKADAGGDYDVVVRAFCPADGIPEDPVTGSANAAIGAALAEAGRVAHGGRYVASQGREVGRDGCVEVQVDTDGEVWIGGRVQAVVRGTVTW; translated from the coding sequence ATGACGCAGCGCCGCTTTCTGCAGCTCGACGTCTTCGCCGATCGCCCCGGCGCCGGCAATCCGCTCGCCGTCGTCATCGACGCCGAGGGCCTCGACACCGCCGCGATGCAGGCCTTCGCGAACTGGACCAACCTGTCCGAGACGATCTTCCTGCTCCCGCCCGGCGAAGGCGCGGACTACCGCGTGCGCATCTTCACGCCCCGGCAGGAGCTGCCGTTCGCCGGGCATCCGAGCGTGGGCGCGGCGTGGGCCGCGATCGAGAGCGGGCTCGTGCCGATCCACGCCACCTCGCTGGTGCAGGACTGCGCGGCCGGACGGCTGCCGGTTGACGTGACCACCGAACGCGCCATCCGCGTGCGTGCACCGCGGGCCCGTCGCGTCGTGTCGCCGGCCGATGCGCCGGCGCGACTCGCCGCCGCGCTGCCGGATGTCGCGCGCGGCGCCTTGCCCGCCGCGCTGTGGACGAATGGTCCGGGCTGGTGGGTGGTGGAGCTGGCCGATGAGCCCGCCGTGCGCGGCCTGGCGCCGGACCTCGCGGCAATCACCGCGCTGACCGCGGACGCCGCGGTCGGCCTCGCCGTGTTCGCGAAGGCCGACGCCGGCGGCGATTACGACGTGGTGGTCCGTGCGTTCTGCCCGGCCGACGGCATTCCCGAGGATCCGGTGACCGGCAGCGCCAACGCGGCGATCGGCGCAGCGCTGGCCGAAGCCGGCCGCGTCGCGCATGGCGGTCGCTACGTCGCCAGCCAGGGCCGCGAAGTCGGTCGCGACGGCTGCGTCGAAGTGCAGGTCGACACCGATGGCGAGGTCTGGATCGGCGGTCGCGTGCAGGCCGTGGTGCGCGGCACCGTCACGTGGTGA